Proteins from one Nitrobacteraceae bacterium AZCC 2146 genomic window:
- a CDS encoding transposase (product_source=KO:K07484; cog=COG3436; ko=KO:K07484; pfam=PF03050,PF13005,PF13007,PF13817): MSGEYGWIVIVTTPSDTLPADLAAAHAMILAQRELLTLAKSEVTVGRLEIERLKLMLAKARREQFGQSSERGRLLVEQLELAIEDLEETQAEQETSAEIAAPEAAKQKRAQNPRPPRRPLPDNLPVERIVEPPPCACGKCGSERLHKLGEVVSKTLECEPRRWKIIEHVREKFSCRDCEAITEAPAPSHPIPRGFAGPSLLAMVLVNKYLLHQPLNRQSKTYAREGIEIDVSTLADRVGACVVALDPIIEAIRTHVMSAERIHADDTTVPVLAKLKTATGRIWTYVRDDRPFGGKDPPAAAFHYSRSRAGEHPQGHLAGYVGLMQADAFDGYNQLYKAQRKPAPILEAACWSHGRRKFVDLVKQGEAPIASEAVRRIDMLFETERSINGKTPEQRLAVRREQSRPLIAELEIWMHQQRALLSTKNDTAKAINYLLNRWAAFTRFLDDGRVCLSNNAAERALRGVAIGRKNWTFAGSDAGGHRAAAVYTLVETCKMNDVDPQAWLADVLAKLPDHPANKVADLLPWNWKANQQFKAAVAA; this comes from the coding sequence TTGAGCGGCGAATATGGTTGGATCGTCATCGTGACGACGCCCTCCGATACGCTTCCCGCCGACCTTGCCGCTGCGCACGCGATGATCCTTGCGCAGCGCGAATTGCTGACGCTGGCGAAGAGCGAAGTGACGGTCGGCCGCCTGGAAATCGAACGGCTGAAGCTGATGCTGGCCAAGGCACGGCGCGAGCAGTTCGGGCAATCTTCTGAACGCGGCCGGCTGCTGGTCGAGCAGCTTGAGCTGGCCATCGAGGATCTTGAAGAAACCCAGGCCGAGCAGGAAACCAGCGCCGAGATCGCGGCGCCGGAAGCCGCCAAGCAGAAGCGTGCGCAAAATCCGCGGCCGCCTCGACGTCCTCTGCCGGACAATCTGCCGGTCGAGCGTATCGTCGAGCCGCCGCCGTGTGCCTGCGGCAAATGCGGCAGTGAGCGGCTGCACAAGCTTGGCGAGGTGGTCTCGAAGACCCTTGAATGCGAGCCGCGGCGCTGGAAGATTATCGAGCACGTCCGCGAGAAGTTCTCGTGCCGGGATTGTGAGGCGATCACCGAGGCGCCGGCGCCCTCCCATCCGATCCCGCGCGGCTTTGCCGGGCCGAGCCTGCTGGCGATGGTGCTGGTCAACAAGTACCTGCTGCATCAGCCGTTGAACCGCCAGAGCAAGACCTATGCCCGCGAAGGGATCGAGATCGATGTCTCGACGCTGGCGGATCGGGTTGGCGCGTGCGTGGTGGCGCTCGATCCCATTATTGAGGCGATCCGGACCCATGTCATGAGCGCGGAACGCATCCACGCCGATGACACGACGGTGCCCGTGCTCGCGAAACTGAAGACTGCCACCGGCCGGATCTGGACCTACGTTCGCGATGACCGGCCGTTTGGCGGCAAGGACCCACCGGCGGCCGCGTTCCATTACTCGCGCAGTCGTGCCGGGGAACATCCGCAAGGCCATCTTGCCGGCTATGTGGGCCTGATGCAGGCCGATGCCTTTGATGGATACAACCAGCTCTACAAGGCTCAAAGGAAGCCGGCTCCGATCCTTGAAGCGGCCTGCTGGAGCCACGGCCGGAGGAAGTTTGTCGACCTCGTGAAACAGGGAGAGGCGCCGATCGCCAGCGAAGCTGTACGTCGTATCGACATGCTCTTCGAGACTGAGCGCAGCATTAATGGCAAAACGCCGGAGCAACGGCTTGCCGTACGCCGTGAACAATCGCGGCCGCTCATTGCCGAGCTTGAAATCTGGATGCACCAGCAGCGAGCGCTGCTCTCCACCAAGAACGATACCGCCAAGGCGATCAACTACCTTCTCAACCGCTGGGCAGCGTTCACCCGCTTCCTCGACGACGGTCGTGTTTGTCTGTCGAACAATGCGGCGGAACGAGCCTTGCGCGGTGTGGCAATCGGAAGAAAGAATTGGACCTTCGCCGGTTCAGATGCAGGCGGCCATCGCGCCGCCGCCGTCTATACCCTCGTGGAAACCTGCAAGATGAACGATGTCGATCCGCAAGCCTGGCTCGCTGACGTGCTGGCCAAGCTTCCAGATCACCCCGCCAACAAAGTCGCTGACCTGCTTCCATGGAATTGGAAGGCGAACCAACAGTTCAAGGCCGCCGTTGCTGCCTGA
- a CDS encoding transposase (product_source=KO:K07484; cath_funfam=1.10.8.60; cog=COG3436; ko=KO:K07484; pfam=PF05717): MIAIPGNVRVWLATGHTDMRRGFPSLARLVQESLKRDPHAGDLYVFRGRRGDLIKIIWHDGQGACLFTKRLERGRFLWPSLADGVVTISVAQLSYLLSGIDWRMPQATWRPQASG, translated from the coding sequence ATGATTGCCATACCGGGCAATGTGCGGGTGTGGCTCGCGACCGGCCATACCGATATGCGCCGCGGATTCCCGAGTCTTGCGCGTCTGGTTCAGGAGAGCTTGAAGCGGGATCCGCACGCTGGTGATCTCTACGTTTTTAGAGGCCGCCGCGGCGACCTGATCAAGATCATTTGGCATGACGGCCAGGGCGCGTGTCTGTTCACGAAGCGGTTGGAGCGCGGCCGCTTTCTGTGGCCATCGCTTGCGGATGGCGTTGTCACGATCAGCGTTGCGCAACTATCCTATCTCCTGTCCGGAATTGACTGGCGGATGCCGCAGGCAACCTGGCGTCCGCAGGCTTCCGGTTAA
- a CDS encoding transposase (product_source=KO:K07483; cog=COG2963; ko=KO:K07483; pfam=PF01527; superfamily=46689) produces the protein MRVEVLGGLERRRRWSRDDKARIVEETLAPGAKVTEVARRNGVAASVVFTWRRQARTTAGVGPCFAPVQIAAAAETGEENSKPPSEDDKRMRQLPAARNGLIEIDLGNRRRIRVDAQVDPDALARVLDVLERR, from the coding sequence ATGCGGGTCGAGGTTTTAGGCGGGTTGGAGCGGCGGCGGCGCTGGTCGCGGGATGACAAGGCGCGGATCGTCGAGGAGACGTTGGCGCCAGGGGCGAAGGTGACGGAGGTTGCGCGCCGCAATGGCGTTGCGGCGAGCGTAGTGTTCACCTGGCGCCGACAGGCACGGACGACTGCCGGGGTCGGGCCATGTTTTGCGCCGGTGCAGATTGCCGCGGCAGCAGAAACGGGCGAGGAAAATTCGAAGCCTCCGTCCGAAGATGACAAGCGGATGCGGCAGTTACCGGCCGCCCGGAACGGACTGATCGAGATCGATCTTGGCAACCGGCGACGGATCCGGGTGGATGCACAAGTTGATCCCGATGCGCTGGCGCGGGTCCTCGACGTGCTGGAACGCCGATGA
- a CDS encoding putative SOS response-associated peptidase YedK (product_source=COG2135; cath_funfam=3.90.1680.10; cog=COG2135; pfam=PF02586; superfamily=143081): protein MCGRVRLASDYSEIKIRLKFAPDAPAPNFEPDWNKPPTSPMLVAIRSVDGQRVPKMMRWGLLPHWAKDEKISYSTFNARSEDFTTKPAFRDAWKRGQRCLVITDGFYEWKKINAKEKQGTHPTSAVLSDARYFAKRVTLNLALRSSGDAGRGFRRVGAAAALVAG from the coding sequence ATGTGTGGTCGCGTTCGTCTTGCGTCGGATTATTCAGAAATCAAAATCAGGCTGAAGTTCGCGCCGGATGCGCCTGCACCCAACTTTGAGCCGGACTGGAACAAGCCTCCTACGTCTCCCATGCTGGTTGCCATTCGCAGCGTCGATGGCCAGCGCGTCCCGAAGATGATGCGCTGGGGGCTTCTTCCTCACTGGGCCAAGGACGAGAAGATTTCGTACTCGACCTTCAATGCCCGCTCCGAGGATTTCACCACCAAACCTGCCTTCCGCGACGCCTGGAAGAGAGGACAGAGATGTCTAGTCATTACCGACGGCTTCTACGAATGGAAGAAGATCAATGCGAAGGAAAAACAAGGTACGCATCCGACGAGCGCCGTCTTGTCTGACGCGAGGTATTTCGCGAAGCGTGTGACCTTAAATCTAGCTTTAAGGTCATCAGGCGATGCGGGTCGAGGTTTTAGGCGGGTTGGAGCGGCGGCGGCGCTGGTCGCGGGATGA
- a CDS encoding hypothetical protein (product_source=Hypo-rule applied; superfamily=52540), whose amino-acid sequence MREPLKWYDNSADNSPFMKALSQVRNLATREGYCYHHVQAIMLSIDQYAESATENREYFWSKPHSIP is encoded by the coding sequence ATGCGTGAACCGCTGAAATGGTACGATAACAGCGCTGACAATTCGCCGTTCATGAAGGCCCTATCACAGGTTCGAAATTTGGCAACGCGTGAGGGTTATTGTTATCATCACGTCCAGGCCATCATGCTTAGCATCGATCAATACGCAGAGAGCGCGACGGAAAATCGCGAATATTTTTGGAGCAAGCCGCATTCAATACCGTGA
- a CDS encoding integrase/recombinase (product_source=COG4342; cog=COG4342), translating to MDNKLNEMRGKIKVLRANMLDLEENIRAQVNRKEDCSETSLRLMEMRREMLDLIRQRNAMGGDERMLSVGERLKAEYVQKSRKPLKGVQARR from the coding sequence ATGGACAACAAACTCAATGAAATGCGCGGCAAAATCAAGGTTCTAAGAGCGAATATGCTCGACCTTGAGGAAAACATTAGGGCTCAGGTCAACCGGAAAGAGGACTGCTCCGAAACTTCCCTCCGGCTCATGGAAATGCGTCGGGAAATGCTTGATCTCATCCGGCAACGGAACGCAATGGGCGGCGACGAGCGGATGCTCAGCGTTGGTGAGCGGCTGAAAGCAGAGTACGTGCAGAAGAGCAGGAAGCCGCTCAAGGGCGTCCAAGCACGGCGATGA
- a CDS encoding hypothetical protein (product_source=Hypo-rule applied), with product MTVLISKPEPAIRRALSIYGAVARHGSDPETKRGLEKHVRDLFDRGERDENRLTVHGLTYLRSRELRRR from the coding sequence ATGACAGTCCTCATAAGCAAGCCGGAACCGGCGATAAGGCGCGCCCTGAGCATTTACGGCGCGGTCGCCAGGCATGGCTCTGACCCCGAGACTAAGCGCGGCTTGGAAAAGCACGTTCGGGACTTGTTCGATCGCGGGGAGAGGGACGAGAACCGGCTTACCGTGCACGGTTTGACCTATTTGCGGAGCCGCGAGCTTCGCAGGCGCTAA
- a CDS encoding Cu(I)/Ag(I) efflux system protein CusF (product_source=KO:K07810; cleavage_site_network=SignalP-noTM; cog=COG5569; ko=KO:K07810; pfam=PF11604; transmembrane_helix_parts=Inside_1_11,TMhelix_12_34,Outside_35_128), which translates to MDDAHYPTLRAVLASALISTALTLPVSGALAQMSDMKKMPGMNDSKMSDTKKTKTADATGTITALNAANHKITFDHGPIPAIDWPAMKMEFAVAPSVDLAKLKTGDKVKFTLSGSGNTYTVQSISPVP; encoded by the coding sequence ATGGATGACGCCCACTACCCGACCCTGCGTGCCGTGCTTGCTTCGGCATTGATCAGCACAGCATTGACCCTGCCGGTGAGCGGCGCGCTGGCCCAGATGTCCGACATGAAGAAGATGCCGGGGATGAACGACTCCAAGATGAGCGACACGAAGAAGACGAAAACTGCGGACGCAACCGGCACAATCACGGCCCTGAATGCAGCGAACCACAAGATCACATTCGATCATGGTCCGATCCCTGCCATCGACTGGCCGGCAATGAAGATGGAATTCGCGGTCGCTCCTTCGGTTGATCTTGCGAAGCTGAAGACGGGTGACAAGGTCAAATTCACCCTGAGCGGATCCGGCAACACCTACACCGTACAATCGATCAGTCCAGTGCCCTAG
- a CDS encoding hypothetical protein (product_source=Hypo-rule applied; cleavage_site_network=SignalP-noTM; superfamily=75169; transmembrane_helix_parts=Inside_1_4,TMhelix_5_27,Outside_28_77), whose product MAIKFILTLALITPFLTVSSIAQQYVGGPKSGIPTTRQISSGSDIYAQGGDIYARGVKANKSHAYRGGTKTVVPRTW is encoded by the coding sequence ATGGCTATCAAATTCATCCTTACCCTCGCACTCATCACGCCATTCCTGACTGTGTCCAGCATCGCTCAGCAATATGTGGGCGGCCCTAAATCGGGTATTCCCACGACGCGGCAAATCAGCAGCGGAAGCGATATCTACGCGCAGGGAGGCGACATCTACGCGCGAGGAGTCAAAGCCAACAAATCCCACGCTTATCGAGGTGGCACGAAGACTGTCGTTCCGCGCACATGGTAA
- a CDS encoding hypothetical protein (product_source=Hypo-rule applied; cleavage_site_network=SignalP-TM; superfamily=52096; transmembrane_helix_parts=Inside_1_4,TMhelix_5_27,Outside_28_46,TMhelix_47_69,Inside_70_175), which translates to MRACLIAAVISTALTVTSASATVIISDDVGGKMKDYTTHFRQVRDSGEPVVISGTCVSACTMVLGFVSSGRMCATPNAVLGFHAAWMLDSSGKRVVSASGTQDLMNTYPAPVRAWIARRGGLTPKMMYLRGRDLAAIVAPCNSSRVASASQREALRGGVRQVDDTNTPRASFGAR; encoded by the coding sequence ATGCGAGCGTGCCTGATTGCTGCCGTTATATCGACGGCGCTAACCGTTACATCGGCTTCCGCGACCGTAATTATCAGCGATGACGTCGGCGGTAAGATGAAGGACTACACGACGCACTTCCGACAGGTGCGCGACTCCGGCGAGCCCGTCGTCATTTCCGGCACATGCGTTTCGGCCTGCACAATGGTGCTCGGGTTCGTCTCGAGCGGCCGAATGTGCGCCACCCCTAATGCGGTGCTTGGTTTCCATGCCGCATGGATGCTCGATAGCTCCGGCAAACGCGTCGTCAGTGCGTCCGGGACGCAGGATCTAATGAACACCTATCCAGCTCCTGTGCGCGCCTGGATCGCACGGCGCGGCGGGTTGACCCCAAAAATGATGTACCTGCGAGGTCGTGATCTCGCCGCCATTGTGGCGCCCTGCAATAGCTCACGCGTGGCATCTGCTTCGCAGCGCGAAGCGCTTCGGGGCGGCGTTCGTCAAGTTGACGATACAAATACGCCTCGCGCCAGTTTTGGCGCGCGCTGA
- a CDS encoding hypothetical protein (product_source=Hypo-rule applied; cath_funfam=1.20.1560.10; superfamily=56645; transmembrane_helix_parts=Inside_1_32,TMhelix_33_50,Outside_51_53,TMhelix_54_76,Inside_77_88) has protein sequence MTLLDRNLPQHKASADAADRFPKTVTRYFARHRLVLYLLLGVGIVAAVVLNWNWLAAAGLLPLAALLPCTMMMFMCMKHGTRSPKQSE, from the coding sequence ATGACACTGCTTGATCGTAACTTGCCTCAACACAAGGCGTCGGCTGACGCGGCCGATCGATTCCCCAAGACAGTTACGAGGTATTTCGCTCGACACCGTTTGGTGCTGTATCTTCTGCTCGGCGTTGGGATTGTCGCCGCAGTTGTGCTGAACTGGAACTGGTTAGCCGCAGCGGGATTGCTTCCCCTCGCGGCACTTCTGCCCTGCACGATGATGATGTTCATGTGCATGAAGCACGGCACCAGATCACCGAAGCAATCCGAATGA
- a CDS encoding hypothetical protein (product_source=Hypo-rule applied; cath_funfam=1.20.1070.10; cleavage_site_network=SignalP-noTM; transmembrane_helix_parts=Inside_1_6,TMhelix_7_29,Outside_30_78), which translates to MLTKHLLAISLALPIFAMSASAYAGATISDKRYWPNEARSGTAAGSAQSSIFAWEPRTTTQVQVPRKVRHHQRAATPR; encoded by the coding sequence ATGTTAACCAAACACCTTCTTGCAATTTCGCTCGCCCTGCCGATTTTTGCGATGTCGGCGTCTGCCTACGCCGGCGCGACAATTTCGGACAAGCGGTATTGGCCGAATGAGGCCAGATCGGGCACCGCGGCCGGTAGCGCCCAGAGTTCAATATTTGCCTGGGAGCCGCGCACGACAACGCAGGTGCAGGTCCCGAGGAAAGTGCGGCACCACCAGCGTGCTGCGACGCCTCGATAA
- a CDS encoding hypothetical protein (product_source=Hypo-rule applied; cleavage_site_network=SignalP-noTM; pfam=PF07642; superfamily=56935) produces MARGPTEGQGHIMKKIITSAAIAFAAMTAASAADMPMKAVKAPPPMPSWWDTLTITGHVEVGGTVNSNDSAGGNFGQLFTDKSNSFFLNQALLTVQRPLDPKAAGYDFGFKFQAMYGSDARYTHFLGEFDQSIGERNQFDIVEAHALFHLPWLTSGGVDVKVGQYVTLEGAEVIYAPDNALYTHSYIFNFGIPFKHTGIMTTTHVNPMLDIYLGVDTGVNTTFGNRVDCFNCGDNNKAAAFHGGFGLNLLGGALTVSATTHIGPENPNVSSVVLAGVNPNTALRYLNDVTVIWKATDKLTLTTDLNYIRDDGFNATGYGVAQYATYTINDWLKITGRGEIWRDNNGFFVASFPGNLDFVGIEHGNPFATAISGGATTYGALTVGLAIKPPVPKELEGLVIRPEIRYDTSLNNTVPFGGGTKSSQWTFASDLIIPFTIK; encoded by the coding sequence ATGGCGAGGGGGCCCACTGAAGGTCAGGGGCACATAATGAAGAAGATCATCACATCCGCGGCAATCGCATTCGCCGCTATGACGGCGGCCAGCGCCGCGGATATGCCTATGAAGGCTGTCAAAGCGCCGCCGCCCATGCCCTCCTGGTGGGATACATTGACGATAACCGGTCACGTGGAAGTGGGCGGTACGGTCAATTCGAATGATTCCGCCGGCGGGAATTTCGGCCAGCTCTTTACGGACAAGTCCAATTCATTTTTCTTGAACCAGGCTTTGCTGACGGTGCAACGGCCTCTCGACCCGAAAGCAGCCGGATACGATTTTGGGTTTAAGTTCCAGGCGATGTACGGTTCGGATGCACGATATACGCACTTCCTGGGTGAGTTCGACCAATCAATTGGCGAACGCAATCAGTTTGACATCGTCGAAGCGCATGCTCTGTTCCATCTGCCGTGGCTTACTTCCGGCGGCGTGGACGTAAAGGTCGGACAGTACGTGACCCTGGAAGGCGCGGAAGTCATCTACGCGCCTGACAATGCGCTTTACACGCATTCCTATATTTTCAATTTCGGTATCCCCTTCAAACACACCGGAATCATGACGACCACGCATGTCAACCCGATGCTCGATATCTACCTAGGCGTTGACACGGGCGTGAATACGACCTTCGGCAATCGCGTTGATTGCTTCAATTGCGGCGACAATAACAAAGCGGCTGCGTTCCACGGTGGTTTCGGCCTGAATTTGCTGGGCGGTGCGTTGACTGTTTCTGCAACTACCCATATCGGTCCAGAAAATCCCAATGTTTCGTCCGTCGTTCTTGCCGGCGTCAATCCCAACACTGCTCTTCGTTATCTCAATGACGTGACCGTCATCTGGAAGGCAACCGACAAGCTCACGCTGACGACTGACCTCAACTACATTCGTGATGATGGGTTTAACGCGACAGGCTACGGTGTGGCCCAATATGCCACCTACACGATCAACGACTGGCTCAAGATCACTGGACGGGGAGAGATCTGGCGGGACAATAACGGCTTCTTTGTCGCCTCTTTCCCCGGCAATCTGGACTTTGTCGGGATCGAACATGGCAATCCTTTTGCTACGGCGATCAGCGGCGGAGCGACGACCTACGGTGCGCTGACGGTCGGACTTGCCATCAAGCCACCCGTCCCGAAAGAACTCGAAGGCCTCGTTATCAGGCCGGAGATTCGCTACGACACGTCCTTGAACAATACTGTGCCATTCGGCGGAGGAACGAAGAGTTCGCAATGGACGTTTGCCAGCGACCTCATCATACCTTTTACGATCAAGTGA
- a CDS encoding DNA-binding XRE family transcriptional regulator (product_source=COG1476; cath_funfam=1.10.260.40; cog=COG1476; smart=SM00530; superfamily=47413): MDLWGFKKWRRKLGYTQVEAGGKLGLSRGAVQYWESEIRPVPLAVELACQELLRLWKQRSEFGPVILLCTDYADDPISTSASVVRSEQHPDNKSALESAARQRETMTRFIAFIMEDDGTVVWSGPALLREIDAQKNASVDEKASAAKAPSSR, translated from the coding sequence ATGGACCTGTGGGGCTTCAAGAAGTGGCGGAGGAAATTGGGATACACGCAGGTCGAAGCCGGGGGAAAGCTCGGGCTTAGTCGCGGCGCCGTTCAGTATTGGGAAAGCGAGATCAGGCCGGTACCGCTTGCCGTGGAGCTTGCCTGTCAAGAGCTGCTGCGTCTTTGGAAGCAGCGGTCGGAGTTTGGCCCTGTGATACTTCTCTGTACCGACTATGCCGACGACCCAATATCAACCTCTGCATCCGTTGTTCGGTCCGAGCAACATCCGGACAATAAAAGCGCCCTGGAAAGCGCCGCCCGGCAGAGGGAGACCATGACCCGTTTTATCGCGTTCATCATGGAAGACGATGGCACTGTTGTCTGGTCCGGACCGGCGCTGCTGCGTGAGATCGACGCCCAGAAAAACGCGAGCGTCGACGAAAAAGCGTCCGCTGCAAAAGCTCCTTCCTCAAGATAG
- a CDS encoding hypothetical protein (product_source=Hypo-rule applied; cleavage_site_network=SignalP-noTM), translating to MLTKHLLKLSLLLPLIAMSATAYAGETITSKSYWPSEAKRTVHGVTAPQNNPSSAFAYDRGASRLQPISNTNEGGSSPRYHGGPKSPW from the coding sequence ATGTTAACGAAACACCTTCTTAAACTTTCACTCTTGCTGCCGCTGATCGCGATGTCTGCGACGGCCTACGCGGGCGAGACGATCACGAGCAAGAGCTATTGGCCGAGTGAGGCCAAGCGGACCGTGCATGGCGTAACCGCCCCGCAAAACAACCCAAGCTCTGCATTCGCGTACGACCGAGGCGCGTCACGTCTGCAGCCCATTTCGAACACGAACGAGGGTGGATCTTCCCCGCGCTATCACGGCGGGCCTAAATCTCCTTGGTGA
- a CDS encoding hypothetical protein (product_source=COG4944; cog=COG4944; pfam=PF06532; superfamily=81340; transmembrane_helix_parts=Inside_1_24,TMhelix_25_47,Outside_48_56,TMhelix_57_79,Inside_80_91,TMhelix_92_114,Outside_115_126,TMhelix_127_149,Inside_150_160,TMhelix_161_178,Outside_179_187,TMhelix_188_210,Inside_211_213) has protein sequence MKTDELVEMLSISARPVDRTSLVRTLSLAGAASGIAALVIACVALGVRPDLVTTRALIFLVVKLSFTVGVVGLALVYLTRLARPGGERRTRPFLVALPFLAIIALAAVSLGLAPRSHWDTMILGDEWLECLLSVPIIAIVPFAISIWAVRRGAPTDLARTGAFAGLVAGGVSAMAYALHCTDDSLPFVAVWYGGTIALCTLAGAALGPRLLRW, from the coding sequence ATGAAGACCGACGAATTGGTGGAGATGCTGAGCATCAGCGCAAGGCCGGTCGATCGAACTTCGCTCGTTCGCACGCTGAGCCTGGCCGGCGCGGCAAGCGGGATCGCGGCGCTGGTCATCGCATGCGTCGCTTTGGGCGTCCGCCCGGACCTCGTAACTACACGCGCATTGATCTTCCTCGTCGTGAAGCTCTCCTTTACGGTGGGCGTCGTCGGTCTCGCGTTGGTGTATCTGACGAGGCTCGCCCGCCCGGGCGGCGAACGGAGGACGCGGCCCTTCCTGGTCGCGTTACCGTTCCTGGCCATCATCGCCCTTGCCGCGGTCAGCCTCGGGCTTGCGCCACGGTCGCATTGGGACACGATGATTCTCGGAGACGAATGGCTGGAATGCCTTCTCTCCGTTCCGATCATTGCGATCGTTCCGTTCGCGATCTCCATCTGGGCGGTGCGAAGAGGGGCGCCGACAGATCTCGCGCGGACCGGGGCTTTCGCGGGCCTCGTTGCTGGCGGCGTGAGCGCGATGGCTTACGCTCTTCACTGCACGGACGATTCATTGCCGTTCGTCGCGGTGTGGTACGGCGGCACGATTGCGCTGTGCACCCTGGCAGGCGCGGCATTGGGACCGCGGCTGTTGCGTTGGTAA
- a CDS encoding RNA polymerase sigma-70 factor (ECF subfamily) (product_source=KO:K03088; cath_funfam=1.10.10.10,1.10.1740.10; cog=COG1595; ko=KO:K03088; pfam=PF04542,PF08281; superfamily=88659,88946; tigrfam=TIGR02937), producing the protein MTSPELELKVLMLAGLNGDAASHRVLLDRLSRRLRAYYKGRLARIGRGAAEAEDLVQEAVLAIHFKRHTYDPAEPLTPWVHAIARYKLIDFLRRTRTSLTDVPIDEADEVMAHDDSLSAESSFDLKRLMQRLPEKMRCSIVAVKLDGQSVAEAAERCGISESGVKVNLHRGLKTLAALIAKETRA; encoded by the coding sequence ATGACGAGCCCCGAACTCGAGCTCAAGGTCCTGATGCTCGCGGGCCTCAACGGCGACGCGGCCTCGCACCGCGTCCTGCTCGACCGGCTGAGCCGGCGTCTGCGCGCGTACTACAAGGGCAGGCTCGCCAGAATAGGGAGGGGTGCTGCGGAAGCGGAAGATCTGGTCCAGGAGGCGGTATTGGCGATCCACTTCAAGAGACATACCTATGATCCCGCCGAGCCGCTCACGCCGTGGGTGCATGCGATCGCCCGCTACAAGTTGATCGACTTCTTGCGAAGAACCCGAACTTCGCTGACCGACGTGCCGATCGACGAAGCGGACGAGGTCATGGCACACGACGACAGTCTGAGCGCCGAAAGCAGTTTCGACCTCAAACGGCTCATGCAACGGCTGCCCGAGAAGATGCGATGTTCCATCGTTGCCGTGAAGCTGGACGGACAGAGCGTTGCCGAGGCCGCGGAACGGTGCGGCATCTCTGAATCCGGGGTAAAGGTGAATCTTCACCGTGGACTTAAAACGCTGGCGGCCCTAATCGCCAAGGAAACGAGAGCATGA